In Pectinophora gossypiella chromosome 8, ilPecGoss1.1, whole genome shotgun sequence, the DNA window atatttccccGCCTTATGGGTACTTGGTTAAAGAGTCTTTTGTAGAGATTTCCTTTAATTTAGGTTCAATAAAGTGTATAGTTTGTATTTGTGTAAAACTGCAGTACACTCACCCGCAAGTCGTGCGAGACCATGCGCACTCGCGCACGCGCACAGTCGCTCAGCCCGAGCGCCAGCTCCCGGCGCCGAGTCGACACCTTCTCTCGGAGTGAAGCCGTCAGCTCTGAGCATTCTTTCTCTAACTGTTTGTATGCTCCAGTCTGGCAGGAAAAAAACCTAGTAATCTATCTTAAAATCGTAAGACCGAATTACCTTTTAAAATTCACACCCTATCGTTTAACTACTTATCTAActagaagacctagaaggacgtacattgaccaaattggagatgtccttagaaaaggttcagtacgaacgattgatgaatgtggaggcagCAGGAGAAGTGAGTTAAGAGAGTTTACCTTGTTTCTTGATTAAACGTTGTTCAAAAGTACTTTTTAAGCGTGTTACTGTGATATATGCCTTAATGAACGTAATTTGGTTTCCAtattttaacccccgacgcgaAAACGatggggtgttataagtttgacgtgtctgtgtaaatgtgtgtgtctgtctgtggcatcgtagcttccaaacggatgatctgattttaatgcggtttttttgtttgaaaggtatatcagtcgaaagtgttcttcaaggtcatcaggtcgtttgttacgTGGGATAGGAGTGTTACCCGCTCAGTTttcttgcaagcatatgtgggatctgacatttgaaacactaatgtcttctggaaccactgagctggtctgctgttagcgtatttttattctggtcgggggttttttaaatttttaattttgtttttttttttatagatttttagGTGTGTCAAAAAAACCTTTCGCTTTCGAAATACAGTGTTTTAGTGGTTATCCCGATTTAACCCCTATTTCGTAGTCTCCTACGGAATTCTTCAGTTACCTTAGCAATCTGCACGGAGAAGGGCCCGAAGCAGGCGTCAACAAAGTGCGCGTAGTCCCTCAAGGGGCGTTCTATTGCAAGCTCTATCTCAGACGCCCACGACGCTAAAGATTCTAGCTCGCCTCTGGCACATACTGCTGCTAATGCTTGGCCGGACCTGTCGAGTAACGAGGGTTTAAGATgcattatgtaggtattttttaggcgaagtaaaaaggagggttattcaCGGATCGCGTAAGTTGAAACAAAAGATGGGTGTAGCGATTTCTGTACAAAAAGGATTATGAAAAAAATTGGGATTGCGTGAAGTCAGTAAAGTATTTTTGGACAAAGATATCTGTAACCCACTCGCGAATTGGAGTGGATGGGATTAATAGGTGTTTCCCAGTCAACCGAACCAGTGACACTTTTCGTTGCAATACTACAATGCAATACTAGTGAGACTATTCGtcggtaaaaattaaaaaaaaaaaacgattcgGCCGATTGATTGGTTGACCGATCGGACGAACGGGAAACACTGCAATGCGCCTCTCCTATAACAACCAGCTTTACAGCTTACATGAACCGAATCTTGGGTGAAGTCAGCGATTGTTCTCTCGTCAGGTCCTCTGTCCTCCGTCCTGTCTTTCCTTACCGTTTGTAGTAGACAGCTGTACACTAGAACGCAAGCTATTAGTGTATAGCGGTTAATAAATAGCAATAATAAatttggggccaagagcaaacccatcaaaggtaaaatatagctaatagcaaatcggcggggcGCAACCATggaaccacgatctcgagcgagttggtggggagtaaccatggtaaccacccgtgaccttgacgcatctagcccgaTGGACAGGGTAATGTAATAACCGCTTATGGTACTCACGTGATCTGATAGTAGGCGCGCGTGTGCAGGCCGGGCCCGGTGAGGCGGCGGCAGAAGGCGGAGTCGTGCGCCGGCACACGCGCCGCCCGCGTGATGATGCAGCGCCACGATATCTCCTCCCACACGCCGCGGCAACCCCACCATAGCACTCCACCTAAGGAGAGTAGGTAAACCAATGATGCCGACCTCAGAACTTTTGATATCTATGGTGCCGATTAAGGTTtacatagtaaactatttttaacgagATATGTGtatcagtggcggccctagcaaaatatttaggtgatgCGAGACCGCAAAGTGTCAACCCTTAGCCccttaaaacacaaaatttgtCGATTAAtttacggccacccggtatgagttttatgtggccgcaatccaACCCGATGAAgtgttagtttgcggccagggtgaatcagtcttggttgattttggcgccctccctaaattaaagagaaggtgaacgtcgtgtcttacaaagaagtgaaagaattggtctttgatagacaacaatggagaatgctacaccgacaagagcgtggctcttaaattaatggtgACGTGTatgaatctttaaaagtgacCGATTAAGATGTATTCTTGATTGTGAGTTCTAGTTGTTGACGACTTGCATTTGACCGGCTTATTTTTCAGGAAAGTGAATCGTCAAATGACAGTGCGACTGGCAAAAGCCGCGGAAATTCTTGGCTCGACGGTTGAACCCAACGACATCAAGTTCTATATTTCCAAGCAGTGGATAAAATGAGTGAGCATTCATACACACTATTAAACCAATTCTGTCTCTTTCTTACGCTTAttataagtgaaggacggcactagttcaagagctgtcaaactaaaattaggttaagttggCGTCAGTCCGAATAGGCACCATTGTTAacgtaatttaaattatttatttcgattAACAACATGACTCGTTCTGTTagtgaataattttatttttattataaatttaatataagcgacaataaataaacacataggCGAATTGTACGTAGGCATCAAATGAACGAAATATATTAACATTTCATGGCTATTTAAAAAGCTAAACCCACAGCTGAAGCGACATCTATTGAGTGTAATTAATTGGTGCTTATGTGCAGTCGTGTGCACAGTAGACTATTACGTAAATAAACTACTCGTATGCTGTTTTCTTGTGtgattgtgcaataaataattccGTATTGTATCGCATTTGTAACTCACCaactaataatataaaagcGCAGAGCGGACAGATGATGACTGCAACTATGAACGCTGTGATCGGCTGCAGTATACCCAGGATGCCGATCTGCCATATTACCACTTCGAATAATacgaaaaatctgaaaaaatggtCAATTAGATTGAATGGTGCAGAATCGCTTTAGAATTTTAGGGTAATTAGCCAGGCAATGTCATGAGATATAACGCTTCCAGAGCTCGAACTGttttaatgtaaaaatgtaacaaataagaaatcaaagagcgggggggctaaaaaggccacatcgaagcgattgatgtaaaaagcaataagtgcgcaatgccaacaaatgtcaaaaagcaatattgctgctCCGATCTGGCCATGTCAACCCCACTGTAATTGAAATAAGAACGAAAACTttaattagaaatattttaaaactgaaatATTTTGTGCGTTACGTGTATTTTCATACACGCAAAAGAAGTCTCAGGACAGTAAATATGAAATAGCATGTGAAACATTTTATTCTTTACTTTAAGTTTTATTGTGGAAAATTAAATTGTTTCGAATAATAAATGGAACCCTGATGACTTTTTACGGACTCCAGTTTAGGAATCGTTGACCCTATACCGTCGTGCGCCATCATGCTGGAATGCGATATTTTCATTCTACTGTTTTTTGGTCGATGTTATTGTATCAGCTGGTCATCCACAACTAAAACCCCCTCACCTGTTGATTGTGTTCGGCTGGGGACAGTCGAGGTCGTATACGAGCGCGTTCGCGGCGTGTACTGCGGCCGTGAGCGCCGGCATCCACAGCGGCACCGTAGCGGCCGCCAACAGCGACACCACGCTACACACCTACACATGTAACATAGCTgtcatacaaatacaaatatttattggtAACGTAAGCTACATGTCATTGGTACGTacaagtgtatacattattataggaaagaaatttattaaaatttataaaatatgttctTAAATAACCACCCTTTTATGAGCTTTTTAAAAGATTGGGTGGACGCTGCATCCAGTATTTCCGGTGGTAAGCGATTATATACAGATGGGCCTATTATATAAACAGATTGctcattcttttttaatttgtgttggGGTGTTACCAATTGGTTCTTCTTGGAATTTCGACGGAGGCTATGTAGTAGATCGGCACCTCGACGATCAAACACGTCCGAATTCGCAACCGTGAATAATGCTACCTGGCGTATGTATTCGCAGGGGAGTGGTAGGATCCTGAATTCTGGAAACAGTGGTCTACAGGACTCGTCAGTCGGTACCCCTGCCATAGCGCGCAAAGCACGTTTGTGCATCACAAATACTCGCTGTGAGTCGGATGCACGTCCCCACAACTCCACTCCATAGGTTAAACTGGAATGAACCGTTGCGAAGTAACAGGATCTAACTACCTCTCTTGTTGCGGTTTTGGTTAGGCGTTTCAGTGCGAAGCATGCTCGGCCGAGTTTGGCGCAGAGTTCTTCGATGTGGGTTTAAACCTTTTTTTAGAGTTAAGCTTTTTTTATAGAACTAAGTCTGTCTCTATTCCTGCGTCCGTCTTGAAGTCCATTTATAAGTAGCGCGATGTTGCCTCTCCAGGCAAAGTAATTTACTTATGTTATTAGTGTTATAGCACAGATAATAAAagacttcaattttaatatttaaaatccatttaagtttgtttttaagtACTACGTAATAATGTAGCCCACTGACGAGGTTTCGGTTCAAACATGTTTAAAATGGGTTTAAGTTGAAAAGTGATAATTAGTTTATAACGGTTCATTTCTGTATACGAGTACATACCACTGCTACGATCGGAAACAGTAGCAGGAGTGCTACGGACCCCAGACCACCGACTACGCCGTAGTTCCACATGCGGTTCGCTTGCCGACTCAAACCTTTGCCGAGGAGACCTGAAAGAAAAACATATCGTTATGTGGAATTGCATTCCTTCTAATCCGAATAgccttttttatttcagatagCAATGCTTAGTATCGTTTAAAATGAATaacagcgcaggaccgatcgtcgtggagatccttgggggaggcctatgcccagcagtgggcgtcgtacggctgacgatgatgatatataatattcaattgggtagtttcctaggtggaatattatgaaattctgatttactacataaagacagttagatctgtcaaaaaagttttcttttttctatttaacttatttatgaattttgataaagataaatgtaataatatgtgcgatattttgtcacattttcctatgacgtcacaggttgcgttttcatacaaattctatagtaatttcgtgttttgacgtttggtaaactgatttgactagttggaaactatcctattgacATTATAGACTAACAACGTAGCTAACAACTTACTTCTATTGAGTGTAGTGAACATCGTAACTACTACTCACGGAAAAAcctatataagtacctagttcttctatcgtgtgggttgtgaggtgaattaccaacctcatcaacccgtaTTTCCGTACATGACGTACCTGTGTCGGGCTCGGTCTCAAACCTGGTCCGCTCCTTGGAAACGTGTCGCCACAGCGTCAGCAGGCGAGACCACATCGTCTGCGTCTCGCTACTGCGCTTCGGGAACAGCGTGCCGTTCACCTGTACAATACATTTGTTTGCCTCTTTGACACTTGTACAGGACAgtacataaatacaaaaatacagggtgttagtgacatcgtaacggatactgagggggatgattcagaccataattctgagttgatatcaataatCATATCTGTCAAAAATCTTCAATACTCGCCTGGGAGTGAATAAAACACAGAACACGTTCCGCtatcgtaaaatccgacagagggtttGTGTCCTTTTCAACAAGATGGAAAACTGGTATTAGTGATAGGATGATCCCTTCTCACCATCTATCTTAGGATTTTGTATCAAcggtggctgcaaattgtctttgattacttgtggcttgtCCACGTCCACATGAACGTATGTGTATAATACTTAAAGAATTATAAGTTACAGAGGTAGACGTCCAAAAACGGTTTACAGACTGACCTGCGAGAGTTCGTAGTCGGGAACAAATGGTTTGACAGATAGCAAGGTGCGCAGGGAGAACGGAGAACACCAAGGTATTAGGACTCCCAGCAGGAACATCATGTTCCAACTCCAACACCACGTTCTGAAAGCAAGTGttaaataaagttatatttGTGAGAGACCCGCGGGTCTCAAAaggcgtcatcatcatctccctagcattaccccgttttttCAGTGTCATCTTACCTTtcttgacgatttgacaggtccggttttttacagaagcgactgcctgtctgtccttccaacccgcgaagggaaaaccagcccaatacaggttagatcacataactccgaaaaagcatttctcgggtatgtgagtttcctcacgatgttttccttcaccgctgagcatgtgataatcatttacgatacAAGAaggaatttgaaaacaaattcgacaatcgttggtttaggcctgtgctggattcgaacctgcgacctcaatgtaagaggcaagcgttcttccaactgggctaccacggcccgAATCAATAGGAGTAATGTAGTGTATTTCTTTCTTTCCCAGTGCGAATAACACGAAGAAggaaattattttacttaattatacTCGCTTACTTGTTCGAGACagttaacagtgtagtctacgtcttatgctccgtctcgaacaaggagcttcgtataattgagaacttcacttacaggtaagttcgtttaatttCTTAATAATATTTGCAACAATATTAGATGGGTGTCGGTTGAGTGCGGTGAGTTGAATGTGTGGAAAGTATCGTGTGTGAATGTGATTGGTTCGCGAGTGTGACACCGTATGATGCAAGTGTATGACTCGATACATAGCAAGTAGGTATctattgcctattgcagaaACCATGCATGGAATTCAGTCAACACATTaaattactttctttcttttttttagataTCTGACGACATTTTATCAGAGAACATGGGCAGCGAGGGAAGAAAATGTCACTGTGGTGTTATTGTGGAGATGTATTTGTGGAGGTACATGTAGCCAACAGTACCTGTGCGCCGTGTTGAGCAGTCTCCAGCCCGGCCAGCGGGTGCTGGAGGTGCGTATACGCTCCTTGTCTACCAGGAACACAGGTTGCGAAGGGTCGGAGCGCGGGGTGACTATTGAAGTGGCACGGGAGGAGAGCACGGTGGGGATGCGTTCGCTGCGGCCACGGAAGTGACGCACCACAGTCCACTGTTGAGGAAGCCAGATGCGTGTCGCCCACGTGAACTCGCGTGTCGGCGTCTTGGCCGCTCTCAGCTCCTAAGTAACAAGGACattggtgttgattccagtatGCACATCTAAgttgaagttatacctgtcattttcttatctgccgaaaaggacaaggacgggtaatcgacaggcataaaatttaggacaaacacgtcaattttagacacaaatttaaaaaaccctaccaaaattttatattggccaataatttGACAGAACGTTaaacgttaaaccgttggtcccggttactacgtattgatataagtaagtagtcgttacatgagccatggtaggggctttggcggttcaataataaccctgacaccagggttgatgaggttggtaatccacttcacaacccacacgatagaagaagaagtcataaataagtaaagtatAAACCGGTAATGCATGATGATTTTGATGGGAGTGTAAGAAGTGAAagcggtgtgtcaggatcatagaAACTATACACTACTACTACACACTACTActgctacttgacagttttcgggtaagtattttaaaaattacagacgcttattttatacctcttaaaataattttatattctcgaaaaagctctatataatagaaaaaaaaaaacatatttttcgtcaattattttaaatttcgcgcgaaaacggttggtcacgtagCATTTCGCCCAGAAACctgagtttttatttattttgtaaaatgtgacgtcacacgaagctcaatccgctccgtgtttcggatcttgtaatacacagataaaaaaaaacgcattctcgctaattattgttaaatgatattcgacatattttatattttgttcagcCCTAATACAAACCCCAACTGGAAATAGATGGTTCATATAtattacggaaaattccacttgatgtcagaaccatggcctgaatcatccgtcaaagttttcgttacgacgtgactgacaccctgtatgtgtgtgtaaataaataaaaatctaacCTTCATGAGTAAAGGTTCTCGGTCCCTCAAGAAGGTGAGGTCCCGCAGCAGGAAGTATCTGTGCTGGTGCAACTTGTGAGCTTGCATCGCCGACGCCGCATCCTCCATCGGCGCCCAGCGGAGTTCGTTCTTTAACCTtgcacgaaaaaaaaaattgctataGACAGACATACCTCTCAAATGTGGCAGTTTTGGCACAAGTGTATAGAAGCCCATATAGACTAAAACGAATATTATGCAATTccaataatattacatatataCGGGTCAAATTGATGACCTCCttgtttttgaagtcggttaataagTACATGTTAGTCGGTCAGAAAACCGAATTCGGGACATCTCTAAGGCTTGAGGTAttgaggcatagaataaaggataatactacgtatagaacggcaacactcAGTTCCCCACCAAcagttgagctaggtttacctcacctcccgtcggtcttactttagtcttcaatcgtatggccgTTAGACGTCATACACAGATGtccgtgtacaataacgtcaatatgtagtgtctgtgtaaaacgacgtgttttgtacgaagtgtctaGGGTATTCATAAAAGGTTATAGcagccgatattttttatctgtgtcaaactgcttactagtgaagtgctgaattgattttagcttAAGCTACTTCatcaaaatgaactgactctcttgggttgttCGAATCTTTTTTATGACAATATTAaaagatttatatttatgtttgtttgtagtTACACTAACTCTTCATCTTATAATATAGTgaagtaagtatgttttaataatgaaatatagGTATAGATCTAGTATTGGAAAAAAAAGAGTATTtgagcataaaaataaaacgagtGATTATTTCAAACATGTACTTTATTcagatatacttaatattagaGCTTGCGTCCTCCGATGTCACATTAATTATGAAAGGTTCTATCGGTGCGTAAGTAAGATTGTCGATGATTCCATCGAGCCTTAACATTTCTCTTCTTCGACGACGTGCTCGATGGCTCTCTGCCAAGCTTGTTGACCCTCTCTCAGTAATGATTCAACATGTGCCAACTTaaaagttttatgttttttacctATAAATGATTTAAATTGAGCCCATATTAATTCTATGGGATTCAATTCACAATGGTACGGAGATAGGCGCAATACAGTAACATTTGTAGAAGCCGATTCATCTAAgtatttttgattaaaattatttttgtcaaattTCATTAATAATTGTGCTTTTAGTCCATTGTCgtcaaaacaaatatttttctcaCTCAACCATTTCTGAATGCCAGCCTTCCTCTAACTCATGTTTGGCACACGTTCTAACTTTCTGGAGTGGTATGTTGCGTTATCCATGACAATGACGGAACCCGCACTTTTTCAAGAATTTTTTTAAACCTGTAAATATAtgaatcattaaaaaaataccttttatgAAAGCAAGTAAAAATTCTACAAAAATAAATCGCCCGTTAAAAGCCTATTTGGCATAAGCGACACAAACAACACGACTAAATTTGAAATTGAAATGAAATTGAGAATTAAATGTCAACCTAGGTGTCGCTTAAGACAAATAGGCTTTCAACGGACTCTATCttctatataaatatataaaagaagaaattGATTGACTgatatatcaacgcacagccaaTACCGCTAGGCCTAGAGACTCCGAATTTGGAACATAGGTTAAATAATGTGTACGggagcactaagaaaggattttgcgatattcccacgggaacgggaaccACACGGGTAAAACCGCGGGAGACAGctagtacttaatattttagTGCTTGCAATAATTAGATGTTATTAAATTGGACGTAGTTAAGTATATAGGACTCATCCCACACTCACTTTGTGTGTGAATTGAGACCTTACGTGCttagattattatttaaataacttgtaatagccaatatacatattttactaCAGTTTAATGGCATATGCTCTGTACAAACAAACGGCAcacaatgtaaataatattatgactcaccatttttcaaaattatggGCATCCATTTCGCCGTGGTAGTTATTCTCCGCATCGGTTTTTTTCGCTTGGAAAATTAATTCTCCGTCTTCGAGGAAGCCTTCATTGCTTCCGATGTGGGTAACTATTAACCTTCTTCCTTCGTTGGGGTTTTTGAGACCCCTGCTCAACCCATTTAAAAATGCTTGCCTGCTGCTCTCTATGTCATTGTCCATCCAGACGTAACTAGAAGTGTGCCCTGAAATAATATATAACtgtatacaacatttttttgtttggtcaattatttttgaagatgcatattattatgCAATAAGAGTATTAAAACATTAATATCTAACCTTCATTCGACCGAGTCTCGTAAGTGTAATATATTTGCTTATTCAGTTTTCTGTAAGCTTTTATTCTAAGAAGATAATTCCTCCTCCACACAATAAGATCTAACCTGTCTAAAAGAATAATTTTACGCGATCTTTTCATATaaacaaaattcatttttttcattaatGTGTGCAATGTAGttcgcttgaaatttggcaaatTCTCGTCTTCATTAACAGTCGAGAGCACTTTATCCAAAGTTGGTGGATCATTATCGAAAAAGCGTGCACTTGTCTTCTTATTGCCTAAATTATGAATTCAGCTAAGTCCTTGATGAGCGAAGGTGGAAGGTGTTGATAGTTGCCTTTAGTAAAGACGATTTGCCCtaaaaaataaacgtttatttattggtaaaatatgaatataatttatgtacaaGGTGCAATAAGAAGTCATTGTAATAACTAACCTCAGTTTTATATTGTTGAATCTCACTTTGAATAGTCCTAAGTGAAACACCCATTATTTCTGCAACTTTTCCTGCAATGTCACTTTTGTAATGATATGCAGAAGAACTGGCatataaatgtttataaagATTCAGACCCACTGTCTTCTCGTTTAAGGTCAATTTTGTTGCCTTCGGTCTCTTTTTAAGTGGAGAACGGAGAAAAGGTGGTGGATCCGATATTCTCCTTCTCCGAGACGGCCCAGGACTTGGGCTGGGATCAGAAGAAGTTCCGGGTTGAGGGTTACTCATCTTCAAGTTCTAAAATAAAAGCTCATAAtgaagtaataattttattatcacaaCCAGAATTATATAAACTCCGAGACGCTGCCATTCAAAATAATAAGTCTGTAATCTAACGAAAACCGCGTTAGCAAAGTCGTTTACTGCTTAACCCTAATTAGGTGAAAAGTACACCGAAGCACTTGGAAGAAGCAATGAAAGAATTTATAAAATCGGACCATTATTTCCTAGAGCTACTCTCTTACAGATATATGCACCTGTTTTGATACACCTAGGATAAGTCGTTAGAacctattaaatattataatagacatCCTACGTAAATAAAACTTGAAGACTTTTTTCTGCGCAAGTCGGCTTATaaagtacagtacactcacttatGTCATTCAcgactcgttttcctgacctgaatgaaatgtccCGTCACTAATACGTCAATTTCGACAGGaagccacagattaacaagaaaGAATTTATATCAACTTTTTTGTGAGGttatgtttgatttttgtttttaggtgaagtaatgtgtttttaataattattatactttaatTTCGCATTAAactaagaaatcatacatcttttgagtgctacggatgaaattcgaacattctttgcagtaacaggtttgtttacattttatgaagatcattctcgGACGGACTTTAGGTATGATGGACCGTATGGACCCAGTTTGCCGGTCGATAGACCGTATTGCGTCTATACTACACAGTAATGTTGCAAAATCAagacttaaaataaatgaacGTTTCTTGCTATTATTTCGGCAGTCGCAAAAACCGACTAAGGGTTCTTAGTTCAGATTCTGATACATCTGTAATGATTGATGAACATTGATGAGAATTCGTTTGAATTGATGATTGCTGAGGGACATTAAGAACATAGAAGCACCATACCTTTGTGCAGCGATCCCTAGTTTCTCTTTACGCCACGTGTCGGCTCTAGACAGTATGGGGTGCGTCGCACATATCCTCGCTTCTGCCGTCGCCAGCCCGGCTTCCAGCTTCCGACGGACCCCTTCTTCTGCTCTGAAATCCAAATTATGCATTAATTTCTTAAACTACACCACAACATGCATCAACTTAGTAGTTAGTACATCAACTTTACAGGTttgggacttcctagtaagcctcatgAAGAAGCAAtttcaaattcagaaatatctttattcagtaggtaacataatgtaAGTCAAGTCGACGGCCTTCGGGAGGGTAGAAAACTCTGGTGAATAAGTTACCAACTAGCTTAAAAAGAAGCGGTATAGTGCAGCATGCTCTATAACCCTTTTAGGAGGatggggagacctgtgcccagcagcggaaCATAGGTTGTTTAcgttttatgttatacctgttGACGATGGAAGCTGCCTTCAGCTGCGCGGCGAGTAAGGCGGGGATGTCGGGGCCCAGGGCGTGCAGCTGCTCACATGACATAACCGCGTTACATACCCGGGTCACGTACTCCCGCATCGCCGCCGTCTTTACCTCCTAcaacacatttatttattatttatttatgaaggtTCCGCAGCCAAATGGCataaacggaacccttattgattcgtcatgtctgtccgtccgtccgtcatAACAATCACTTATGTTTATTTACCTTTTATTTGTCAGCATAAGGGTGGGGTATGGGGTAAGTGTGGTGGGGGAGCCACATCCATTTAAGAtgaacgagctttctgttagaccaacgtgaaacaaatgttttttttatttgccgcaaatggcattaacgaCAAAAGGAGAATGCGTGACTTACATAGCGTGGTCACAATCCCTCTTGGCTCTAAAACCACTAAATtccactttatgagtttgaatttgtttcgaccatagataatttatatcacgtggtttctaggatttctcgtcccctattacataggacttaaacatagataGCGAAGAGTGATACACCCACTCTTAtaaatactatacacctctataCACCTTCGGGAAAACATACGTGAGTATGTTTTCCGTTTGTAGGTTACATTtaggacataacatagcatcactgcTATGTTATGTCCTAAATGTAACTTCTAACGTAAAAACGGGTAGGTTTTAAAGGCTGTAcgttttaatatagtttttaaaATTTGGTACGCCGGGTCTTACGAGGTTGCATAGATCAgactttataacataacataaaatgaaGGTAGACCTCTTCAATATCCTTCATGGGCATCTTCTGGCTGGCTAGTAGCGCGGCGCGGCGCTCGCGGAAGTGCAGGAACCAGCCGCGGGACTCGCGAT includes these proteins:
- the LOC126368757 gene encoding uncharacterized protein LOC126368757; translation: MKKMNFVYMKRSRKIILLDRLDLIVWRRNYLLRIKAYRKLNKQIYYTYETRSNEGHTSSYVWMDNDIESSRQAFLNGLSRGLKNPNEGRRLIVTHIGSNEGFLEDGELIFQAKKTDAENNYHGEMDAHNFEKWFKKILEKVRVPSLSWITQHTTPES